DNA sequence from the Syntrophales bacterium genome:
ACAGGTATGGGGATAAGCGTCCTTGTTCTTCTTGTTCTTTACCGCGTTGTCTTTGGGCCAGGTGTTTATAACAGGATAGCAGCCCTTTCAGCTATCGGAACCAAAACCCTGATTATATTGCTTATTATGGGTTTTGTCTTCCAGAGAGTGGAGATGTTCGTGGATATCAGTATGGTCTATGCTCTGCTCAATTTTATAGGCTGCGTAGCTGTTGCCAAGTACCTGGAGATGGAGAGTTAATCGATATGAGTGAAATAGGAACGATTGTACTGTCGGTGATATTCATATTAGGCGGAATCTTTTTCTTTGCCACGGCAACCATTGGGTTATTACGCTTTCCCGATTTTTTCTCACGGTTGCACGCAACGGGTAAAGGGGATACGCTGGCCGTTCTTTTATGCCTCATAGGCCTTGCTATATATGAAGGGATTTCCCTGACCGGCTTGAAGATAGTTTTCATTGCGGTATTCATGGCCCTCGCCCAGCCCACCGCTACCCATGCTATCTCCAGGGCGGCATTGAGGCGCGGTATTCAGCCGTGGACGAAAGGGGAAGATAAAAAGTGATTTTACCATTTGACATCATCATCCTTGTTTTTGTCGTAATATGCGCTGTGGCTGCGATCACTGTGAAGGATCTTTTGAGCGCTGTTATGATACTCGGGGCCTATAGTTTCTTTATGTGTCTCATGTGGGCACAGATGGGTGCCGTTGATGTCGCCTTTACGGAGGCATCCGTTAGTGCCGGCATCGGAACGGTGCTGCTCGTTGCCGCTGTGTTTAAAACCACCAGGAGGACAAAGGATTGAGAATTTTAAACCTGATTGTTGTAGTAATTACAGGAATAATCCTTATCTACGGCACACTGGACATGCCCGGTTGGGCTGACCCGAATTCCCCTGCAAGCAGACACGTTTCCCCACGATATATTACGAAGGCGGTGAATGATACAGCCACACCAAATATAGTGACCGCCGTACTTGCCGATTACAGGGGTTATGATACCCTTGGTGAAACTGTTGTTA
Encoded proteins:
- a CDS encoding monovalent cation/H+ antiporter complex subunit F, producing MMNQFFLGTGMGISVLVLLVLYRVVFGPGVYNRIAALSAIGTKTLIILLIMGFVFQRVEMFVDISMVYALLNFIGCVAVAKYLEMES
- the mnhG gene encoding monovalent cation/H(+) antiporter subunit G, whose translation is MSEIGTIVLSVIFILGGIFFFATATIGLLRFPDFFSRLHATGKGDTLAVLLCLIGLAIYEGISLTGLKIVFIAVFMALAQPTATHAISRAALRRGIQPWTKGEDKK
- a CDS encoding DUF4040 domain-containing protein, with translation MILPFDIIILVFVVICAVAAITVKDLLSAVMILGAYSFFMCLMWAQMGAVDVAFTEASVSAGIGTVLLVAAVFKTTRRTKD